AACTCGACGATCACCGCGTCGTGGCTGTGCCGGATCGCGATGATCTCGTGATCCTGGTCGGGAAAGGCGACCCTGGTCTCGTGGTAGTAGTCCCGCACCGCCCGGTCGCCGTCGTGCACCCGCATCGAGGCGATCAACTCGTAGTGCGGGTGCGGGAACGTCGACAGCACCTGGTCCCAGTCCTGGCGGACCTCGTCGTGGAAGTGGTCGAGGACCAGCTTCTCCCGGGCCAGCAGTACGTGCTCGGGGGGAAGGGGTGGAACGGCCACGGAACTCCTCAGTGGATCAAGAGACGACGGTGGCCCTCATTCATACCCCATCCGACCGGTCGGGCGGGCTCCACGGTGTAGTGGATCGTCTGGGCCACGATCCACCCGTCCTCGATGACGAACGAGTCCGCGCCGTCGCGCACCCGGGCCCCGTCGGCCTGCGCCGTCCACTCCAGGAACGCGAACCGCCCGTCGACCAGCACATTCTGGTACGTGTACCGGCCGCCCGGCAGCTCCTCGGCGAGCCACCGGGCCAGTTGCCGCGCCCCGCCGGGCCCCCGGAACACCCCCCGACGTTCCAGGATCACGCAGTCCGGGGCGAGGTTACGCTCTATATCCTCGACGAACCGGTGCTCCGCGGCCAACCGCAGATGCTCCCGGAACACCTCCTCCGCCGAGCGTCGCCGCAGCTCGTCGCCCATCCCGCACCTCCTCGACCCGGCCCGCACCCCGAGGGCCATCATGACGCCGCGGGGTGCGCCGCCGTCCTCGGTTCACGCCGATGACCGGCCCCACCCCGAGCTTCTGCCGCTGGGCCCGCCGCGATCAGGAGTGCCAGGACGACGCCAGGCCCGCGCCCACCCGGTGTTCGTGGCGGGCCGCCAGCCAGTCGGACTGCGCCACCGAACCACCCGGGACACCCAGGCCGGTCCGGGCAGCCTGGTAGAAGGCGTCCCTGGCCCGATCGGCCCGGCCCTTCAGGTCGACGAGCCTCGTCCCGTGATCGTCCTGCCCGTTCGGGTCATGGGCCATCCGCTCGATCCGCCAGACCGCCTCCCGCCAGCCCCGGCCGGCCTCGACAGTGGCGGCGTCCCCGAGCAGCAGCACGTTCTCCCAGGCCAGGGTGTTCCGCACGTCCGCCTCGGCGAGCCGCGCCAACCCTTCCTCGCGTTCGATGGCGTGGCCCGACCGGTCCGGTCGCGCCGCGACGAGCATCCGCATCGACACGGCGTGGATCTCCTTGACGGCCCGGGACAACTCGACGTACGCCTCCAGCCGGCGCTCGTCCCAGCGGACCCGCTGGCCACGCCGCCACCGGCCGCGGTCGGCCAGCGAGGTGGCGAGGATGGTCCCCAGCGTGCCGACCAGCACACCGAGTAGCGCGGGAAGCTGGGCAAGAAAAGCATTCACGACGACGAGCCTGCCACCACCGGGCAACCGCCGGTGAAGCCGCTTTCGCCGTTCGTCGACCAACCACCCGACGCACTCGACACGCGGCTCGTACCCGCTCGGTTCGCCGGTGGGGTCAGCGGCGGGTGTCCGATGGGACGTCAGAGGTCCGGCGGGCGACGAGGGCGGCTGCGGCGTCGAGGCAGTCCCGTTCCACTCCGGTCAGTGCCGGATCGTGACGGCGCACCGCCACGGCCGGGGTGCAAGACCCGGCAACCGATGCTCCCAGTTTCCGAACCACCCTCCCCCGTCCCCCGTAGAGCGGGCAGAAGACCGTCCTGCACCTGGGAGAGCAGATGTCACCGAGTGCCGCCGAACAACCGGACCCACCGTCGCTTGTCGACCGGACCCGCAGGTTCCTCGACGAGGCGGTGCGGCAGGACCTCGATCGGCTTCCCTCCTGGGTGCAGCGGGAGGTGGCCCGCGACTCGGACGTACGTGCCAGGGTCAAGCAGCTCGAGCAGGACTGGGCGAGCCGGGAGTTGTGGACGACCGGGATCGTCCAGGACCTGGTCGACCTGCGGCGGGCGCAGCTCAACCGGGCCACGCTGGACAGCGCGATCCAGGAGTCCATCAGCACACTCAACGATCAGGTGGCAGAGCTGATCGTCATCAAAAAGCTCACGTACGGGCCTCCCGTGCCGACGCCCGCTCAGCAGTCAGCCACCGCAGCAGCAGCTGCCGCCGCCATGGACTGGTTCGCGCGGAGACACCCTGACACATCGCCGCCGGCCGCCGGGAACTCCTCCGCACCGGCGACGCCCCCGCCCCTCCCACCCGATCGCTCCGGTCGCCGCTGCGCCGACGGAAACGGCCCACGACGCTGACCAGCGGCCCGCCCCCAAGCCCGTACCAGTGCGCCCTCTCAACCAGCGACGAGAAGCCCCGTTGGGGGGACCCGCGTCCACGCCCACGCCTCCAACGCCCGCCGATCGATCAGCAGGATGTCGAGCTGCTGGGCGAGTCGCACCCCGTCGCCAGCGGTGAAGAACCCATTCGTCACGATCATGCACAACTGGCCGCCGTGGATGTCCCGACACGTTCCGGCGAAACGCTGGATCGCCGCGCTGCCCACCCGGTTGTGCAGGCTCTGTCGCTTGCACTGGACCACCACCCGACGCCCGTCGGGCGTCTTCGCCACGACGTCGGCACCCCGGTCCCCCGCGCCCCCGCGGACCTGGACGTCGCGGAACCCGGACGCCTCCATCAACCGGGCGAACCAGTGCTCGAACTCGGACCCGGTCATCCCGTCGGTGACGCCGATAGCCCGGTCCCGCTCAAGCTGCTCGGCCCGACGCTGCGCCCGCCGCCCCGCGCGAGCCCGCAGAACCGCGACAGCACCAGCGACGATCAGCAACAGCAGGAAGATCGACCAGTACGGGTGCCGCTGCACGAAGTTCAGCACCGCGAGCAGGAGCAGCACGACCAGCCCGGCCGCGCCCAGCCAGGGCACCATGCTGCCGGTGGTGGCCGCACCGGCCCGGCCACGACGCCGGGTCGCCCCCGTGGCACGCCGCCGCTTGCGGTGGTGGGCACGGACCCGGGCACCATCTCGACGGGTATGTGCTCTGACGTACGGCACGAGGCACCTCCAAGGGGAAACCTCATCCTGCCGTCCCCATCGGACAGAACGACCCCACTCGCACCGCCGCTGTCAGCTATCCGTCACCCGTCGGGGCCCTTGAGGACAGGGCCGCCCGCA
Above is a window of Micromonospora yangpuensis DNA encoding:
- a CDS encoding restriction endonuclease, translating into MVPWLGAAGLVVLLLLAVLNFVQRHPYWSIFLLLLIVAGAVAVLRARAGRRAQRRAEQLERDRAIGVTDGMTGSEFEHWFARLMEASGFRDVQVRGGAGDRGADVVAKTPDGRRVVVQCKRQSLHNRVGSAAIQRFAGTCRDIHGGQLCMIVTNGFFTAGDGVRLAQQLDILLIDRRALEAWAWTRVPPTGLLVAG
- a CDS encoding nuclear transport factor 2 family protein; its protein translation is MGDELRRRSAEEVFREHLRLAAEHRFVEDIERNLAPDCVILERRGVFRGPGGARQLARWLAEELPGGRYTYQNVLVDGRFAFLEWTAQADGARVRDGADSFVIEDGWIVAQTIHYTVEPARPVGWGMNEGHRRLLIH